In the Blastopirellula marina genome, one interval contains:
- a CDS encoding O-antigen ligase family protein, with translation MASKQKQNRRQSNESSGSSLLPSLVGTGIAFLAVVTPLVSSEGSPERGAELWLAVAWCLLLVLWGATALMKPKLEVRWSWTETCLAGFLVWLAISTWFVAGEGNLRAAFNSYWDYASVLIAYFLIRQWVVTEAQRHALLSAMLCLAVFVSSFAIYQYLVEMPAQRAGYAANAEQILMDNGIDPTPGNPIRALFESRLNSTEPVATFTLTNSLAGFLVPWILVSIGWLKNSFSPETNWKRIAGLAVAIALVGICLLLTKSRTAWLATLFGLGLLGLYGTSIGRRVSWVIPAAGLTVFLGLFMLGFVTGVLDVEVLSEAPKSVLYRLQYWQGAAAIIANHPIFGCGLSNFQGYYPEFMLPMASETVADPHNFIFEVWASAGTPALLLLVAAMVLWTLSIARDPQPTEATPKPPADDADNRSAYPLWLGAGLALVFAPLLQMIMQEVPPDFMPLFVGILPTGLVAMTLWGKPIAQNQRLWLCIAVAALTIDLLAAGGISFPSVAGSLFLLAAIASPLQPSIILEDTPRKLLPLGVGAVGLMVVTLWGIQPSQARRTQMSLSTLAARRGDWQAMQQHAQMATAADTWSKEGPSALASVYFQGWVNNPDASLEVRQPLRDSFEDALAKTFERAGHSFPLHNSAGEWLLDIYRQSDNPDDLLAAIDHFREATRLFPNRAIHHAQLAWALHLAGLQEESLVHANEALRLDELNPHAERYLNRLKIHDPGPWKTVENQKPAPDPKLSAKQVVENLRTMEG, from the coding sequence ATGGCATCCAAGCAAAAGCAAAACCGGCGTCAATCCAACGAGTCCTCTGGCTCGTCTCTGTTGCCCAGCCTCGTCGGAACCGGCATCGCGTTTCTAGCCGTCGTCACACCGCTGGTTTCCAGTGAAGGATCTCCCGAACGAGGAGCCGAACTATGGCTAGCCGTGGCGTGGTGCCTGCTGCTGGTGTTGTGGGGTGCCACGGCGCTCATGAAACCCAAACTCGAAGTCCGCTGGAGTTGGACCGAAACCTGCCTGGCAGGGTTTCTCGTCTGGCTGGCTATTTCGACCTGGTTTGTCGCCGGGGAAGGGAACCTGCGGGCCGCGTTCAACAGCTACTGGGATTATGCGAGCGTGCTGATCGCTTACTTCCTGATTCGACAATGGGTGGTCACCGAAGCGCAGCGGCATGCGTTGCTTTCGGCGATGCTCTGCCTGGCGGTCTTCGTTTCCTCGTTTGCCATCTATCAATACCTGGTCGAAATGCCGGCCCAGCGTGCCGGCTATGCGGCAAACGCCGAGCAGATCCTGATGGATAACGGCATCGATCCGACGCCTGGCAATCCGATACGTGCGTTGTTCGAGAGTCGCTTGAACAGCACCGAACCGGTCGCCACCTTCACGCTGACCAACTCGTTGGCCGGCTTTCTCGTGCCGTGGATTTTGGTTTCGATCGGCTGGCTGAAGAATTCGTTTTCCCCTGAGACAAACTGGAAGCGTATCGCTGGCCTGGCGGTTGCGATTGCACTGGTTGGCATTTGCCTTCTGCTTACCAAGAGCCGCACGGCCTGGCTGGCAACCCTGTTTGGGTTAGGCCTATTGGGACTTTACGGAACGTCGATCGGTCGACGCGTCTCGTGGGTGATTCCTGCCGCTGGCCTGACGGTTTTCCTGGGCCTGTTCATGCTGGGCTTCGTTACCGGCGTGCTGGATGTCGAGGTCTTGAGCGAAGCCCCCAAGTCGGTGCTCTACCGGCTTCAATACTGGCAAGGGGCAGCGGCAATTATCGCGAATCACCCGATATTTGGCTGCGGGCTCTCCAACTTTCAAGGCTACTATCCTGAGTTCATGCTGCCGATGGCCAGCGAAACGGTCGCTGACCCTCACAACTTTATCTTTGAAGTATGGGCCTCGGCGGGCACGCCGGCGTTGTTGCTGTTGGTGGCCGCGATGGTGTTGTGGACGTTAAGCATCGCCCGAGATCCTCAGCCCACCGAAGCCACGCCGAAGCCTCCTGCTGACGACGCGGACAATCGCTCCGCATATCCGCTGTGGCTTGGTGCCGGGCTGGCGTTGGTTTTCGCGCCACTGCTGCAGATGATCATGCAGGAAGTACCGCCTGACTTCATGCCGCTGTTTGTGGGCATCCTTCCCACAGGCCTGGTCGCAATGACCTTGTGGGGCAAGCCAATCGCGCAGAACCAGCGTCTGTGGCTGTGCATTGCGGTGGCCGCTCTGACCATTGACCTGTTAGCGGCTGGGGGCATCAGCTTTCCAAGTGTTGCTGGTTCGCTCTTCTTACTTGCGGCAATTGCTTCCCCCCTCCAGCCGAGCATTATTCTGGAAGATACCCCAAGGAAACTCCTTCCGCTGGGAGTTGGGGCGGTTGGCCTCATGGTGGTGACGCTGTGGGGGATTCAACCTTCGCAAGCGCGACGTACGCAGATGAGCCTCTCGACGCTGGCCGCACGGCGCGGTGACTGGCAGGCCATGCAGCAGCACGCCCAGATGGCGACGGCGGCCGATACGTGGAGCAAAGAAGGCCCGTCCGCACTGGCCAGCGTTTACTTCCAAGGCTGGGTGAACAACCCAGATGCCAGCCTCGAGGTCCGGCAGCCGCTGCGGGACAGCTTTGAGGATGCCCTGGCCAAAACGTTCGAGCGTGCGGGGCACTCGTTTCCCCTGCACAATTCCGCCGGCGAGTGGCTGCTCGACATTTATCGCCAATCCGATAACCCCGACGACTTGCTCGCCGCGATCGACCATTTCCGCGAAGCGACGCGTCTGTTCCCCAACAGGGCCATTCACCATGCCCAACTGGCCTGGGCCCTACATCTGGCGGGTTTGCAAGAAGAAAGTCTTGTCCACGCCAACGAGGCATTGCGACTGGATGAACTGAATCCCCACGCTGAACGCTACCTCAATCGACTGAAAATTCACGATCCAGGCCCCTGGAAAACGGTCGAGAACCAGAAGCCGGCCCCAGATCCGAAACTTTCTGCCAAACAAGTCGTTGAGAATTTGCGTACAATGGAAGGGTAG
- a CDS encoding MraY family glycosyltransferase, whose product MTWSPGIAFAFIVAAMLPGLILSLITTSLVRRWAPKLGLVDLPNERKVHVIPTPLGGGIGIWVGLVVPFAIAQALVWYASNHPDMTFSSGLLQRGWDFAQPHLAGYQEKAVSLWTLLTLATVLFTVGLLDDLTGLGWKVRLAVQFAVAATVVWFLGWKLSFFVEIPWIPEIVTLFWIVALINSFNMLDNMDGLSAGIAGIGSFMLASVLLLAPDPTTAGPQLFVGGFLLVLTGSILGFLYHNRPPAKIFMGDAGSYLIGFCMAVMTILATFGSYENNRQHAILAPLCILAVPLYDLITVLYIRIREGRSPFQADKCHFSHRLVEMGFSKTSAVMVIYLLTMTCGLGALLLHMVDWIGAIFVLLLVFCVLCLIALIEKAARRKERNRSE is encoded by the coding sequence GTGACCTGGAGCCCTGGCATTGCCTTTGCTTTTATCGTCGCGGCCATGCTGCCGGGGTTGATTCTGTCACTCATCACGACGTCGCTGGTGCGCCGCTGGGCACCCAAGCTGGGCCTGGTTGATCTGCCGAACGAACGCAAAGTACACGTGATTCCCACGCCACTTGGGGGCGGCATCGGAATTTGGGTCGGGCTTGTCGTCCCCTTTGCGATCGCTCAGGCCCTGGTCTGGTACGCGTCGAACCACCCCGACATGACTTTCAGTTCCGGTCTCCTACAGCGGGGCTGGGATTTCGCCCAGCCTCACCTGGCCGGCTATCAAGAGAAAGCCGTGTCGCTGTGGACACTATTAACCCTGGCAACGGTGCTGTTCACCGTGGGTCTGCTCGATGACTTGACGGGGCTGGGCTGGAAAGTTCGTCTGGCCGTCCAATTTGCGGTAGCCGCGACCGTGGTTTGGTTCCTCGGTTGGAAGCTCAGCTTTTTCGTCGAGATTCCTTGGATACCAGAAATCGTCACGCTGTTTTGGATCGTGGCGTTGATCAATTCGTTCAACATGCTCGACAACATGGATGGGCTCTCGGCTGGGATTGCCGGGATTGGTTCGTTCATGTTGGCTTCGGTGCTGCTATTGGCCCCTGATCCGACCACTGCCGGACCTCAACTCTTTGTCGGAGGGTTTCTGCTGGTGCTAACCGGTTCGATTCTCGGCTTCCTCTATCACAACCGTCCTCCCGCGAAGATTTTCATGGGAGACGCCGGTAGCTACCTGATTGGCTTCTGCATGGCCGTGATGACCATCCTGGCGACATTTGGCAGCTACGAAAACAACCGCCAACATGCGATCCTCGCGCCGCTATGCATACTGGCCGTGCCGCTGTATGACCTGATCACGGTGCTTTACATTCGTATTCGTGAAGGACGTAGCCCGTTTCAGGCCGACAAATGCCACTTCTCGCATCGGCTAGTCGAGATGGGCTTCAGCAAGACGAGCGCCGTGATGGTGATTTACTTGCTGACGATGACCTGTGGCCTGGGCGCGTTGCTTTTGCACATGGTCGATTGGATTGGGGCAATTTTTGTTTTACTTTTGGTGTTTTGTGTTCTCTGCCTGATCGCTTTGATCGAAAAGGCGGCTCGTCGGAAAGAACGGAATCGAAGCGAGTAA
- a CDS encoding DUF4416 family protein, translated as MGEIQQPRKILPIIAAFSRYPAALEWGREQAEAQWGEIALISEPFLLTETTYYDQEMGPGQYKQFWAFSQLRSPGDLPDWKRTSNSWEETYAQKGQWPEERPLNLDPGYISEAKLVLATTKDRDHRIYLRDGIYAEVTLHFRRKAWTSWPWTYPDYQRPEYHEFFDRCRAYLRQQMAS; from the coding sequence GTGGGAGAAATCCAACAGCCGCGGAAAATCTTGCCGATCATCGCCGCGTTTAGTCGCTACCCGGCAGCACTGGAGTGGGGAAGGGAGCAAGCCGAAGCCCAGTGGGGCGAGATCGCCCTGATCAGCGAGCCCTTCCTGCTGACCGAAACAACCTATTACGATCAGGAAATGGGGCCTGGCCAATACAAGCAGTTTTGGGCATTTTCTCAGCTTCGCTCTCCCGGCGATCTGCCAGACTGGAAACGAACGTCCAACAGTTGGGAAGAAACGTACGCCCAAAAGGGCCAGTGGCCGGAAGAGCGTCCGCTGAATCTTGACCCCGGCTACATCTCCGAGGCCAAGCTGGTCCTGGCGACCACCAAGGATCGTGATCACCGCATTTATTTGCGAGATGGTATCTACGCCGAGGTCACGCTTCACTTTCGTCGCAAGGCATGGACCTCGTGGCCCTGGACCTATCCCGACTACCAGCGGCCCGAGTATCACGAGTTTTTCGATCGCTGCCGGGCCTACCTTCGCCAGCAGATGGCCTCTTAG
- a CDS encoding outer membrane beta-barrel protein: MKMDWKAAMLAAAMMVGGSTVASAQEAGIFDASQVSYNAIASDCGCATDVACGCDAAPTCGSTCGCYSDSCCGGMDWFGCCEHGDAWTLFGENDCGVTIGGWISGGYYGNFRGVNTNNGNAPVAFRQISNAATLNQAWLYAEKAADAETYCFDLGYRVDAVFGADGPDTQAFGYGNRNRWDNDWDSATTADGEQLYGTAIPQAYLTAAWGDWEVKVGHFYTIIGYEVVQAPSNFFTSYAYTMNYGEPFTHGGILATYSGIEDTTLWGGYVQGWDTAFDNWEGQATFLGGISRDLSDSTTFTWAVNAGDWGKTNGGNIYMNSFVLTHDLGCGYSYVFQHDLGVQTNIPGEAAYWYGVNQYFFKEINDCWSAGIRAEWFCDEDGARVGNGPGSYYATTIGLNWKPNANVIVRPEVRLEKFDGIYGNGGTPYAEGTHDDCVFYGFDAIFTF, translated from the coding sequence ATGAAAATGGATTGGAAGGCCGCCATGTTGGCAGCCGCAATGATGGTCGGCGGTTCGACCGTCGCTTCGGCTCAGGAAGCTGGCATTTTTGACGCCAGCCAGGTGAGCTACAACGCAATCGCTTCCGATTGCGGTTGTGCGACGGACGTAGCCTGTGGCTGCGATGCCGCACCGACCTGTGGTTCGACCTGTGGCTGCTACAGCGACAGCTGCTGTGGCGGTATGGATTGGTTCGGTTGCTGTGAACACGGCGATGCCTGGACCTTGTTTGGCGAAAACGACTGCGGTGTCACCATCGGTGGTTGGATTTCGGGTGGTTACTATGGCAACTTCCGTGGTGTGAACACCAACAACGGAAACGCCCCGGTTGCCTTCCGTCAAATCTCGAATGCTGCCACGCTGAACCAAGCTTGGTTGTACGCCGAAAAGGCTGCTGACGCTGAAACCTACTGCTTCGATCTGGGTTACCGAGTTGACGCCGTTTTCGGTGCTGACGGTCCAGACACGCAAGCTTTCGGTTACGGCAACCGCAACCGTTGGGACAACGACTGGGATTCGGCAACGACCGCTGACGGCGAACAGCTGTACGGTACTGCCATTCCACAGGCTTACCTGACCGCTGCTTGGGGCGACTGGGAAGTTAAGGTTGGTCACTTCTACACCATCATTGGTTACGAAGTGGTTCAAGCTCCTTCTAACTTCTTCACCAGCTACGCCTACACGATGAATTACGGCGAACCGTTCACCCACGGCGGTATCCTCGCTACCTACAGCGGTATCGAAGACACCACGCTTTGGGGCGGTTACGTTCAAGGTTGGGACACGGCTTTTGATAACTGGGAAGGTCAAGCGACGTTCCTCGGTGGTATCAGCCGCGACCTGTCCGACAGCACCACTTTCACTTGGGCCGTCAACGCCGGTGACTGGGGCAAGACCAACGGTGGTAACATCTACATGAACAGCTTCGTGCTGACTCATGACCTGGGATGTGGCTACAGCTACGTCTTCCAGCACGACTTGGGCGTTCAGACGAACATCCCTGGCGAAGCTGCTTACTGGTACGGTGTTAACCAGTACTTCTTCAAGGAAATCAACGACTGCTGGTCGGCTGGTATCCGTGCTGAATGGTTCTGTGACGAAGACGGTGCCCGCGTCGGTAACGGCCCAGGTAGCTACTACGCCACGACCATTGGCTTGAACTGGAAGCCAAACGCCAATGTTATCGTTCGTCCCGAAGTTCGCTTAGAGAAGTTCGACGGTATCTACGGCAACGGCGGCACGCCATACGCTGAAGGCACGCACGATGACTGTGTGTTCTACGGCTTCGACGCTATCTTCACCTTCTAA
- a CDS encoding DUF1559 domain-containing protein encodes MNSYVARATSVRRGFTLVELLVVIAIIGILVGLTLPAVQMAREAGRRAECQNNLKQVGLALINFSTDKETLPEAVDPLGYSWIAKILPQLEQNNLAESLDMTVMDFTAKNRPFLETQLEMLQCPSDPENGDRTPVDNIGITNYAGVEGWISAVSYQQFNKGSSTAVAGTATRPAFFDTTGSGTTNYRAKKIDLGGMFRPAYATNLAKVTDGLSNTVMVAEVTAAGFTGGTDDRTNSGEAAFITAGRARAALVGRYPNTTQIPTAYSAIVDNAGYKPDGTNAPTSSLFAPLFISFQAINSKSQSACTPHNVEQCVFGDGSVHAISLTIDNDVWIQLTAMADGTVIDSY; translated from the coding sequence ATGAACAGTTATGTTGCTCGCGCGACCAGCGTACGTCGCGGTTTTACGCTCGTGGAGCTCCTGGTCGTCATCGCGATCATCGGAATCTTGGTCGGTTTGACCCTGCCAGCAGTGCAGATGGCTCGTGAAGCTGGTCGACGTGCCGAGTGTCAGAACAACCTCAAGCAGGTTGGTTTGGCTCTGATCAACTTCTCGACTGATAAAGAAACGCTTCCCGAGGCGGTGGATCCCCTAGGTTATTCCTGGATTGCCAAGATCTTGCCGCAGCTTGAACAAAATAACCTGGCCGAAAGCCTGGACATGACGGTCATGGACTTTACAGCCAAGAACCGTCCGTTCCTGGAAACGCAACTGGAAATGCTGCAGTGCCCATCCGACCCAGAAAACGGCGATCGGACCCCGGTCGATAACATCGGGATCACCAATTACGCCGGTGTCGAAGGTTGGATTTCTGCGGTTTCGTATCAGCAGTTCAACAAGGGTTCGTCCACCGCAGTGGCCGGTACGGCAACTCGCCCCGCTTTCTTTGATACCACTGGTTCGGGTACGACTAACTATCGGGCCAAGAAGATTGACTTGGGTGGTATGTTCCGACCTGCATACGCAACCAATCTGGCGAAGGTCACCGACGGCTTGTCGAATACCGTCATGGTGGCGGAAGTGACGGCCGCTGGTTTCACAGGCGGTACAGACGACAGAACCAACTCGGGGGAAGCGGCATTTATCACTGCGGGTCGCGCACGGGCCGCACTCGTGGGACGCTATCCAAATACGACTCAAATTCCGACAGCCTATTCGGCAATTGTTGACAATGCTGGCTACAAGCCAGATGGTACTAACGCACCAACGTCTTCGCTGTTCGCACCACTGTTCATCTCGTTCCAGGCAATCAACTCGAAGTCGCAATCGGCTTGCACCCCGCACAACGTCGAGCAGTGCGTGTTCGGCGACGGTTCGGTTCATGCCATTTCGCTGACGATCGACAACGACGTCTGGATTCAGCTCACGGCTATGGCTGATGGTACCGTGATCGACTCGTACTAA
- the proS gene encoding proline--tRNA ligase, translating into MAKAPKNAISPTREADYPEWYQQVIKAADLAEVSPVRGCMVIKPWGWGIWENMQKVLDGMFKETGHENAYFPLFIPMSFLEKEAEHVEGFAKECAVVTHHRLEPGPDGGLVPAGKLDEPLIVRPTSETIIGAMYAKWVQSYRDLPILINQWANVVRWELRTRMFLRTAEFLWQEGHTAHATKEEALFETRQMLDVYADFAENYMAMPVIKGEKPSWERFPGADMTVSIEAMMQDRKALQAGTSHFLGQNFSKAQEIKFQSAEGTEEFAWTTSWGVSTRLVGGLIMTHSDDDGLVIPPRLAPKHIVILPIYRSDEEKAAVLAFCNDLEAKLKAQSYDGAPVRVMMDDRDLRGGEKTWYHIKRGVPVRVEVGPRDVASGSVFVGRRDKAPNDKQGIPVDQFVAEVAATLTDIQNGLFEKAKKLREDNSRKVDSLEELKKWFTSKNDDKPEIHGGFAFVHCADAKEVEEELKKLKLTARCIPVDGDEEPGKCLFTGQEVSKRMVIAKAY; encoded by the coding sequence ATGGCCAAGGCGCCCAAAAACGCAATCAGCCCGACTCGCGAAGCGGACTATCCTGAGTGGTATCAACAGGTCATCAAGGCCGCCGACCTGGCCGAGGTATCCCCGGTGCGCGGGTGCATGGTCATCAAACCATGGGGCTGGGGTATCTGGGAAAATATGCAAAAAGTTCTCGATGGCATGTTCAAAGAGACAGGGCACGAGAACGCCTATTTCCCGCTTTTTATCCCCATGAGCTTCCTGGAGAAAGAAGCCGAGCACGTCGAAGGCTTTGCCAAGGAATGCGCTGTCGTCACGCACCACCGCTTGGAGCCTGGCCCCGATGGTGGCCTGGTACCGGCTGGCAAGCTGGACGAACCCCTGATTGTGCGGCCTACCAGTGAAACGATCATCGGTGCGATGTATGCCAAGTGGGTCCAGTCGTATCGAGATCTGCCGATTTTGATCAACCAGTGGGCTAACGTGGTGCGTTGGGAGCTTCGTACCCGGATGTTCTTGCGGACGGCCGAATTCCTGTGGCAGGAAGGGCACACGGCCCATGCGACCAAGGAAGAGGCCCTGTTCGAGACACGTCAGATGCTCGACGTCTACGCCGATTTCGCCGAGAACTACATGGCCATGCCGGTCATCAAAGGGGAAAAGCCCTCGTGGGAACGCTTTCCAGGGGCCGACATGACGGTCAGTATCGAGGCCATGATGCAGGACCGCAAAGCCCTGCAGGCCGGTACGTCCCACTTCCTGGGTCAGAACTTCTCGAAGGCCCAGGAAATCAAGTTCCAGTCGGCCGAAGGTACCGAGGAATTTGCCTGGACAACCTCGTGGGGGGTTTCAACGCGCCTGGTGGGTGGCCTGATCATGACCCACAGCGACGATGACGGTCTGGTGATTCCGCCGCGATTGGCCCCTAAGCATATCGTGATTCTGCCAATTTATCGTAGCGATGAAGAGAAAGCCGCGGTTCTGGCGTTCTGCAACGACCTGGAAGCCAAGCTCAAGGCGCAGTCTTACGATGGGGCACCCGTTCGCGTCATGATGGACGATCGCGACCTGCGTGGCGGAGAGAAGACCTGGTACCACATCAAGCGCGGTGTGCCGGTCCGCGTTGAAGTCGGTCCGCGTGACGTCGCCTCGGGCAGCGTTTTCGTTGGTCGCCGCGACAAGGCCCCCAACGACAAGCAGGGAATCCCGGTCGATCAGTTTGTGGCCGAAGTTGCCGCCACGCTGACCGACATCCAGAACGGCTTGTTCGAGAAGGCGAAGAAGCTGCGTGAGGATAATTCGCGTAAGGTCGATTCGCTGGAAGAACTGAAGAAGTGGTTCACCTCCAAGAATGACGACAAGCCAGAGATTCACGGCGGCTTTGCTTTTGTCCACTGTGCCGACGCGAAGGAAGTCGAAGAAGAGCTCAAGAAGCTGAAACTGACGGCTCGCTGCATTCCAGTCGACGGAGACGAGGAGCCAGGCAAGTGCCTGTTCACCGGACAGGAAGTTTCCAAGCGAATGGTCATCGCCAAAGCTTACTAA
- a CDS encoding 3'-5' exoribonuclease YhaM family protein has translation MARRSITQLGENESINEIYVASSKQLRPNRQGNLYLQMQLSDKSGAVNAMMWNANEGIYKRFEDGDYIRIQGTSQFYNGAMQVIVSHIEKVDARDVDESDFMQVSPQRMDAMLKELSDQLRAIRNIHLRNLAECFLIDEELVARFRKSPAAVKNHHAYEGGLLEHVVNLIKVGKAIVPFYPQVDEDLLVMGILFHDMGKVDELSTDKGLAYSDEGQLIGHLVSGVSIVDRLTKEAEKLAGEPFPEELALRIKHMVVSHHGKLEYGSPKVPMTAEALALHYIDSLDAHMHGFEKLLADDVNSDSRWTTYSPQFGRKIFKGGDA, from the coding sequence ATGGCCAGAAGAAGCATCACGCAACTAGGTGAGAACGAGAGCATCAACGAGATTTACGTCGCTTCCAGCAAGCAGCTTCGCCCCAACCGCCAGGGCAATCTTTATCTTCAGATGCAGCTTTCCGACAAGTCAGGTGCCGTCAACGCCATGATGTGGAACGCCAACGAAGGCATCTACAAGCGTTTTGAAGATGGCGACTACATTCGGATCCAAGGGACATCCCAGTTCTACAACGGGGCCATGCAGGTCATTGTCTCGCATATCGAGAAAGTCGATGCCCGCGATGTCGACGAGTCCGATTTCATGCAGGTTAGCCCCCAACGCATGGATGCCATGCTGAAGGAGCTGTCGGACCAGCTGCGGGCAATCCGCAACATTCACCTGCGAAATTTGGCCGAATGCTTCCTGATCGATGAAGAACTGGTCGCCCGTTTTCGTAAGTCGCCCGCTGCCGTAAAAAACCACCATGCTTACGAAGGTGGTTTGCTAGAGCATGTGGTCAACCTGATCAAGGTCGGCAAAGCGATCGTCCCGTTCTATCCTCAGGTCGACGAAGATCTGCTGGTGATGGGCATCCTGTTCCACGACATGGGCAAAGTCGACGAACTGAGCACCGACAAGGGGCTTGCTTACAGCGACGAAGGTCAGTTGATCGGTCACTTGGTAAGCGGGGTCAGCATCGTTGATCGCCTGACCAAAGAAGCCGAAAAGCTGGCCGGCGAACCCTTCCCCGAAGAGCTGGCTCTGCGAATCAAGCACATGGTGGTCAGCCATCATGGCAAGCTTGAGTATGGCAGCCCAAAGGTTCCGATGACGGCCGAAGCACTGGCCCTGCACTACATCGATAGCCTCGATGCCCACATGCACGGCTTCGAGAAACTCCTGGCCGACGACGTCAACAGCGACAGCCGCTGGACAACGTACAGTCCTCAGTTTGGCCGCAAGATCTTCAAGGGTGGGGACGCGTAA